TTGGAAGATCAGTTTCAATGGAAGTTTAGCTCAGCTAACACGGAAGTGTTTGTTTAGAGACTTACTAATGTAGGTTGACAAGCAGGTCGGTTGAGGTAGACTTCCACCCATGGGAGTTTAGCTCAGCTGGGAGAGCATCTGCCTTACAAGCAGAGGGTCGGGGGTTCGAACCCCTCAACTCCCATTAGGTAGGTTTACCTAATGAAAATAGTATAATTTGGAAGGGTAGCGAAGTGGCTAAACGCGGCGGACTGTAAATCCGCTCCTTCGGGTTCGGGGGTTCGAATCCCTCCCCTTCCATATTACCTTTGCGGGCATAGTTTAAAGGTAGAACAAAGGTCTCCAAAACCTTTGGTGTGGGTTCAATTCCTGCTGCCCGTGTTTAACCGATTATGGCGGTCGTGGTGAAGTGGTTAACACATCAGCTTGTGGCGCTGACACTCGCGGGTTCGATTCCCGTCGACCGCCTTTTTTACATAATATTATTGGGGTATAGCCAAGCGGTAAGGCAAGGGACTTTGACTCCCTCATGCGTTGGTTCGAATCCAGCTACCCCAGTTTAGTGGTCTTTTCCATATAATAAGAATTTGCCGGCGTGGCGGAATTGGCAGACGCGCTGGACTCAAAATCCAGTGTCTTCACGGACGTGCCGGTTCGACCCCGGCCGCCGGTATACATGCAAATTCAGTTAATCAAGACGTTAGTCTTTTTTTTTAATTATTTTTCGACTATTGACCTGGGTCATAAATGTTAGATTTGCTCTTTTTTTATTAAGGCTTTAGGATATGTTATAATAGGTATAAATGATTTAATACTACTAGTAAATGATATATGGAGAAATGATTATGACAAGCAATACTGTAACAGAACTGGCTGAAGCTTTTGGCGTGACGCGTCAGGCCATTAATAACCGTGTGAAAAAACTTGAAGAGGAGTATCTCAGTAAGAATGATCGTGGTGTGACAGTTGTCAATGAGGCAGGTATTGAGATTTTAGAGCAACATTATGGTAAAAAGATTCTTGAGTTGGAACCTGATATTAAAAAAAACAGCCAAGTGGAACAAGTAGACTTTGAACAGTTAATCACGCAACTATTAGCAGATAAGAACCTTGAGATAGCAAGATTATCTGAGCAAATTTCGATTAAAGATGGGCAGATTGCGGAGAAGGATAAGCAGTTGGATCAACAGCAACAGTTAACTGCTAAGGCTTTAACAGAGCGGGAACAGACACTAATTGAGTTGGCTGACGAAAAGTCAAAAGGTTTTTTTACAAGACTTTTCAAAAAGTAATCTAGAACAGTTTGTTTTTTTATCTTAAATGTTAGGTTATTGTGTTAATTACTTTAACTGTTGTATAACAAATCGTCGTAAATATAGCGTTTTTTCTTGCATAAATCTTATAAAAAAGGTATCATTATATTGTAAGTTAAATAGTTAACTTTCAGTTGTTATAAATGCTTAGGCATTTAAATAAAAAGTTTTTGTTTCCATAGGAGGATTACTACAAAATGGTAGTTAAAGTTGGTATTAACGGTTTTGGCCGTATCGGTCGTCTTGCTTTTCGTCGTATTCAAAATGTTGAAGGTGTTGAAGTAGTTGCAATCAACGATCTTACAGATCCAGCAATGCTTGCTCACTTGTTGAAATATGACACAACTCAAGGTCGCTTTGACGGTAAAGTTGAAGTTAAAGAAGGCGGATTTGAAGTTAACGGTAAATTCGTTAAAGTTACTGCAGAATCTAACCCAGCTAACATCAACTGGGCTGAAGATGAAGCACAAATCGTACTTGAAGCAACTGGTTTCTTCGCAACTAAAGAAAAAGCTGAATTGCATTTACACGCTAAAGGTGCTAAACAAGTTGTAATTACTGCACCTGGTGGAAGTGATGTTAAAACAATCGTTTTCAACACTAACCACGAAATTTTGACTGGTGAAGAAACAGTTATCTCTGGTGCTTCATGTACGACTAACTGTCTTGCACCAATGGCTGATGCTTTGAACAAAAACTTCGGTCTTAAAGTTGGTACTATGACAACTATCCACGGTTATACTGGTGACCAAATGACTCTTGATGGTCCTCACCGTGGTGGAGATTTCCGTCGTGCACGTGCTGCAGCTGAAAACATCACACCTAACACAACTGGTGCTGCTAAAGCAATCGGTCTTGTATTACCAGAATTAAACGGTAAACTTCAAGGTCATGCACAACGTGTACCAGTTCCAACTGGTTCATTAACAGAACTTGTTACTGTTCTTGACAAAAAAGTTACAGTTGAAGAAGTTAACGCTGCTATGAAAGCTGCTGCTAACGAATCTTACGGTTACAACGAAGATGAAATCGTTTCATCTGATATCGTAGGTATCTCTAACTCTTCACTTTTTGATGCTACTCAAACTGAAGTTACAGAAGCTAACGGTGTTCAATTAGTTAAAACAGTTGCTTGGTATGACAACGAAATGTCTTACACATCTAACCTTGTTCGTACACTTGAATACTTCGCTAAACTCGCTAAATAATTCTGTTATTTAACGTCGAAAACAGAGAAGCTTAGCTCCTCTGTTTTTTTCTTGCTATTTTTTATGGTAAGATGTAAGAAAATGAATTGGAGATTATGATGGAAACACCAAAATGCGTTAACTGTGGGAGTGAGTTTACTTATGAGTTATCAGATACAACCTTTGGTTGCTCTGAGTGTGGTATTGAGTTTACAGCTTCAGATATTACAGCTGCTACTGCTACTAATAAATTCTCTGTAGTGGATTCTGTTGGTATTGCCTTAGCTGACGGAGATGATGTGATTATCATTCAAGATCTAGCTGTCAAAGGGATGCCCAAACCAATCAAAAAAGGAACTAAGGCTAAAAATATTAGACTCAATGAAAATGGCAAAAACGGTCATTTTATAGATGCTAAGATAGATGGGTTCGGTGCAATGGGTCTTAAAGGGGCGGTTGTCAAAAAAGCGTAACTGTCTCAAGTCTTTCTATTTTCTGGCTTAATCGGCTATAGTTTGGTAAAATAAAAGTGTTGGCCACATGAGGCACAATTTGTATAATAAGCATAATCAAGGATAATTGATTACAAAGGAGAAAAAATGAATATATATGATACGATGAACCAACTCGAACGTGAATTACGCGCTTTACCAGAATATCAAGCAGTTGTTGCTGCACTTTCAGCTGTAAAAGCAGATGAAGTTGCGAGTGAGCTATATACTAAATTTATGGCTGTCCAAATGAAGATGCAAGCTGGTCAACTTCAGGAAGAATCAGAGCAAAAAGAAGCCCAAGAATTGTTCATGAGCTTGCAAGATAATGCTGTCATGGCTGAGCTTTTGACGAAAGAACAAGCGCTACAAACGATTACAGGTGATTTACAAGATATCATCTTTAAACCACTACAAGAGTTATACGGTCAATAAGCACAATACATATCGTAGAGAAAAGAGATCGTAGCGGTCTCTTTTTTTATTTGGTCCGTTGTTTGTGTAACTTTTTGCTTTAAGGATATAGAATAGTATAATAAAGGGAATAAGTATCTAGATTTTAGGAGAATAGTAATAGTCATGAATGATAAACTAACCTTTCATCACATTGGCAAACCAGTTGCCTTATCAGAGATAAAAGATAATCCAGCTACCCGCTATAGTGCTTTATATGATATGTATACCTTGGATATCTTAAATGAGTTGTCCTTACCGATTCAGTTACATGCTTTTGGCGAGAGGTCACCTCTTGACTATCGGATTCAGCAAGAAGCCCATGTTGCTTTTAAGGTAGCTAATATAATGGAAGCACTGGCCAATAAAGACGTAATCATGCCGCTATATATGCCTTTTTCTGGTTATCAGTGTGCCATGGTCCTGATTAACAGCCAACCGATTGAACTCATCGAGACTATCTTGTCTGAGAGAGAGATATGGGGAACTGGCATTTTTAAAGATAGTCTGCTTTATGCGGATGAGTAGAAAGTATACTAGGTGAAAATGATGAAAGTTGCTTTGTTTGTCAATCATATCTATTCAAAAATTTGTTATCTTTTTCTGGTTTTAGGGATAGGGTTTTTATGTGCCACAATTTATTTATATCTTAAACTGCCAAACGTCATTCCTGTACATTGGGGATTATCATTTGAGGTGGATAGCTGGGGAAGAAAAGAAACTCTTTTTATCCTTCCAATTTCACTGTTTCTATGCTTAATCTTGTCTTCAAAAAAGTTTATCCATGCACATGAGACAAATCCGTTCAGGATCATGGCTGCTGAGCTGGTTTTGTTAGGTGTTTTGACCTTACTAGTCATTGCAATGAGTTATGTTTATGCCATTTATTTTTCGTTACTATAAGCTATTGTATGTAAGGACAACTAATATAGAGAAGACGTGTTTCGCTGTCTTTTTTGTTTGCTAATTTAAAGCTAGTATGATGGCAGTTCCCGCATACCTTATCTTGTAAAGGTGATACAACGTTATCAGCCAAGAGTTGTGGCTTAGAAAATGGTATAATTAAGCTATGAATCTTACAGACTCGATACAATTTTTGAAAGGTGTAGGACCAAAATCCGCCGAGCGCTATCAGCAACTGGGTATTTTTACTGTGTCTGACTTATTGACTTATTTTCCTTTTCGCTATGATGACTTTGCAGCAAAGCCAATATTTGAGTTGATCGATGGCGAAAAGACGACTATTGTCGGGACGGTAGTAACACCTGCAAACGTTAGTTACTATGGTGCACGACGAAATCGCTTAGTCTTTAAAATCAAGCAAGGTGAAGCGGTTATTTCAGTTAGCTTTTTTAATCAGCCCTATCTCCAAAATAAGGTTGAATTAGATGCTGAGATTGCCATCTATGGTAAATGGGATGCTAAAAAGATGAGCATCACTGGCATGAAAATTTTAGCGCAGGTAGAGAATAGTTTTCAGCCCGTCTACCATGTCATGCAAGGGATCAAACAATCAGCCTTAGTAACGCTTTTACAAGCTGTTTTTGATGCCGGTGTGGGTGAGTTGATCACTGAAAATCTACCAGAGTCATTACTGCAAAAATATAGATTAGTTGATCGAAAGACTGCTGTACATGATATGCATTTCCCAATAGATGAATCAGCGCATCATCAGGCATTGCGCCGGATGAAGTTTGAAGAGTTGTTTTATTTTCAGCTGAAGCTACAGGCACTTCGTTTAAAAGATAAAGCCCTTGCTTTTGGTTTGACGATCAAAATCGATGAACAGCTACTTGCGGTTAAAATTAGTCGGCTTCCTTTCACTTTAACGGGCGCTCAAAGTCAGTCGCTAAGAGAAATTCTAGCTGATATGGCGAGTCCCTATCATATGAACCGCTTGCTACAAGGCGATGTCGGGAGTGGTAAGACGGTCG
The DNA window shown above is from Lactococcus paracarnosus and carries:
- a CDS encoding DUF536 domain-containing protein, whose protein sequence is MMTSNTVTELAEAFGVTRQAINNRVKKLEEEYLSKNDRGVTVVNEAGIEILEQHYGKKILELEPDIKKNSQVEQVDFEQLITQLLADKNLEIARLSEQISIKDGQIAEKDKQLDQQQQLTAKALTEREQTLIELADEKSKGFFTRLFKK
- the gap gene encoding type I glyceraldehyde-3-phosphate dehydrogenase, producing the protein MVVKVGINGFGRIGRLAFRRIQNVEGVEVVAINDLTDPAMLAHLLKYDTTQGRFDGKVEVKEGGFEVNGKFVKVTAESNPANINWAEDEAQIVLEATGFFATKEKAELHLHAKGAKQVVITAPGGSDVKTIVFNTNHEILTGEETVISGASCTTNCLAPMADALNKNFGLKVGTMTTIHGYTGDQMTLDGPHRGGDFRRARAAAENITPNTTGAAKAIGLVLPELNGKLQGHAQRVPVPTGSLTELVTVLDKKVTVEEVNAAMKAAANESYGYNEDEIVSSDIVGISNSSLFDATQTEVTEANGVQLVKTVAWYDNEMSYTSNLVRTLEYFAKLAK
- a CDS encoding zinc ribbon domain-containing protein YjdM encodes the protein METPKCVNCGSEFTYELSDTTFGCSECGIEFTASDITAATATNKFSVVDSVGIALADGDDVIIIQDLAVKGMPKPIKKGTKAKNIRLNENGKNGHFIDAKIDGFGAMGLKGAVVKKA
- a CDS encoding YlbF family regulator, which produces MNIYDTMNQLERELRALPEYQAVVAALSAVKADEVASELYTKFMAVQMKMQAGQLQEESEQKEAQELFMSLQDNAVMAELLTKEQALQTITGDLQDIIFKPLQELYGQ
- a CDS encoding DUF1648 domain-containing protein — protein: MMKVALFVNHIYSKICYLFLVLGIGFLCATIYLYLKLPNVIPVHWGLSFEVDSWGRKETLFILPISLFLCLILSSKKFIHAHETNPFRIMAAELVLLGVLTLLVIAMSYVYAIYFSLL